A genomic window from Bacillota bacterium includes:
- a CDS encoding molybdenum cofactor biosynthesis protein MoaE, translating to MALRVRVRLFAALAERAGGRREVWLELPGKATALDAWEALERALGSPLNFPRQSVRVAVNLVYAPWERVLADGDEVAFIPPVAGGNGAAGRAAGAAPVRVILTAEPLGADAVVDSLVAPEMGAIAVFVGAVREWTAAAPGGSGGQAGGQARRTLEILYEAYDEMARREMDAIGREVTARWPGARVVLAHRTGLLRPGDVSLVIAVAAPHRAPAFEAVRWATDELKKRVPIWKKERYEDGEEWVGLGA from the coding sequence GTGGCGCTTCGGGTCAGGGTGCGGCTGTTTGCAGCGCTTGCCGAACGGGCGGGCGGGCGGCGGGAGGTGTGGCTGGAACTCCCCGGCAAGGCCACGGCGCTTGACGCATGGGAGGCGCTGGAGCGGGCGCTTGGGTCCCCCTTGAACTTCCCGCGGCAAAGCGTGCGCGTCGCCGTCAATCTGGTCTATGCGCCCTGGGAACGGGTGCTTGCCGATGGCGACGAGGTGGCGTTCATCCCGCCCGTGGCCGGCGGGAACGGAGCCGCGGGAAGGGCGGCCGGCGCCGCGCCCGTACGGGTCATCCTGACCGCCGAGCCGCTCGGCGCCGACGCCGTGGTGGACTCCCTCGTAGCCCCCGAGATGGGCGCCATCGCCGTCTTCGTCGGCGCCGTCCGGGAGTGGACGGCGGCGGCTCCCGGGGGATCGGGCGGGCAGGCAGGCGGCCAGGCCCGCCGCACGCTCGAAATCCTTTACGAGGCGTACGACGAGATGGCGCGGCGGGAGATGGACGCCATCGGGCGCGAGGTGACGGCCCGCTGGCCCGGGGCCCGGGTGGTCCTGGCGCACCGCACCGGGCTTTTGCGGCCGGGCGACGTGAGCCTGGTGATCGCCGTGGCCGCGCCCCACCGCGCGCCGGCCTTCGAGGCGGTGCGCTGGGCCACCGACGAGTTGAAGAAGCGGGTTCCCATCTGGAAAAAGGAGCGCTACGAGGACGGCGAGGAGTGGGTCGGCCTCGGTGCCTGA
- a CDS encoding protein-L-isoaspartate(D-aspartate) O-methyltransferase encodes MAPAALQSEHLDPRVLAAMARVPRHRFVPAAYQAVAYADRALPIGWGQSISQPYIVALMTTLLALKPGDRVLEVGTGSGYQAAVLAALTPYVYSIDVIPELALSAAERLRRLGYSSVQIRVGDGYLGWPEQAPFDAIVVTAAPDHVPPPLLDQLKVGGRLVVPVGPRREGQVLWLVRKLEDRVEMDNILPVLFVPLVRPSP; translated from the coding sequence GTGGCGCCCGCCGCGCTGCAGTCGGAACACCTGGATCCCCGCGTTCTGGCGGCGATGGCCCGGGTGCCACGCCACCGGTTCGTGCCGGCTGCCTATCAAGCGGTGGCGTACGCCGACCGGGCCCTGCCCATCGGATGGGGCCAGAGCATCTCCCAGCCCTACATCGTGGCCCTCATGACCACGCTTCTGGCGCTCAAGCCCGGCGACCGGGTGCTGGAGGTCGGGACCGGCTCGGGCTATCAGGCCGCAGTGCTCGCGGCACTGACGCCTTACGTCTACTCCATCGACGTGATCCCGGAGCTCGCGCTGTCGGCTGCTGAACGGCTGCGCCGGCTCGGATATTCAAGCGTTCAGATCCGGGTGGGGGACGGATACCTCGGCTGGCCCGAACAAGCCCCATTTGACGCCATCGTGGTCACCGCGGCACCGGATCACGTCCCGCCGCCGCTCCTGGACCAGTTGAAGGTCGGCGGGCGGCTGGTGGTGCCGGTGGGTCCCCGGCGCGAGGGGCAGGTGCTGTGGCTGGTTCGCAAGCTGGAGGACCGGGTGGAGATGGACAACATCCTGCCCGTGCTCTTCGTTCCCCTGGTGCGCCCGTCCCCGTAG